The Actinomyces sp. oral taxon 414 genome has a segment encoding these proteins:
- a CDS encoding Nif3-like dinuclear metal center hexameric protein translates to MSQSNGSEPVTEPLTVADVLALLQAAAPPELAEDWDSNGLICGDPAEPVRTVLLAVDPLTAVVNEAIGRGVDMVITHHPLYLRGTDHVAATDPKGRCVHRLIRAGIALANAHTSLDAAHGGVADALAARVGLLGTRPLCPSPVDPAQGIGRIGELERPTRLRDLAADVAAALPDSAPGLLVGGDPDAAVKTVAVSGGAGDSLLAAAREAGADVFLTADLRHHPATDHLEGGRPHLLCGTHWATEWVGLPPLAARLEAAASERGRRLEAYVSEVVTDPWALRLSTGS, encoded by the coding sequence ATGAGCCAGTCCAACGGGTCCGAACCCGTCACCGAGCCCCTCACCGTCGCCGACGTCCTCGCCCTCCTCCAGGCGGCCGCCCCGCCCGAGCTCGCCGAGGACTGGGACTCCAACGGCCTCATCTGCGGCGACCCGGCCGAACCCGTGCGCACCGTCCTGCTCGCCGTCGACCCGCTGACCGCCGTCGTCAACGAGGCCATCGGACGCGGCGTCGACATGGTCATCACCCACCACCCCCTCTACCTGCGCGGCACCGACCACGTGGCCGCCACCGACCCCAAGGGCCGCTGCGTCCACCGGCTCATCCGCGCCGGCATTGCGCTGGCCAACGCCCACACCAGTCTCGACGCCGCGCACGGGGGAGTGGCCGACGCGCTCGCCGCCCGCGTCGGCCTGCTCGGCACGCGGCCCCTGTGCCCGAGCCCCGTCGATCCCGCCCAGGGTATCGGCCGGATCGGCGAGCTCGAGCGCCCCACCCGGCTGCGCGACCTCGCCGCCGACGTCGCTGCCGCCCTGCCCGACTCCGCCCCCGGCCTCCTCGTCGGCGGGGACCCGGACGCCGCCGTCAAGACGGTGGCCGTCTCCGGCGGGGCCGGGGATTCGCTGCTGGCGGCCGCGCGCGAGGCCGGCGCCGACGTCTTCCTCACCGCCGACCTGCGCCACCATCCCGCCACGGACCACCTGGAGGGCGGGCGCCCCCACCTCCTGTGCGGCACCCACTGGGCGACCGAGTGGGTGGGCCTGCCCCCGCTGGCGGCCCGGCTCGAGGCCGCCGCCAGCGAGCGGGGACGTAGACTTGAGGCGTACGTCTCCGAGGTCGTCACCGACCCCTGGGCCCTGCGTCTGAGCACCGGCTCCTGA
- a CDS encoding nitrilase-related carbon-nitrogen hydrolase — translation MRFHLPGFAARAQRRHDDDRAGQARECPLAIASGGVLAATAFAQHWALQLPAVVAMAAAFWLLRTVPARRAYSVGVLFTLAWLVPTTYWYYNFMSLGAALGASIGWALLMANLFHLAALREKLGTRLVWPLFAILWLALTWLRLRMPVTEDWWLPHLGYSVWRNSGLVWLGGFGGETALEAVVLAGGMAVAAAFVRRGPWAALAAGATAIASVIGLNAISQSLPAKPIPPVIAVQAMTAGGVDAPATEQDVSDLIDMTREALGGDYARSTTVVWPENSIPESAQRRVADVAAELRVNIAYHTTEHDGEGVYKKTVVVDGSTGQAVLANYKQHLAPDEKLGVSRASRSIVELGDRRVTAYICYDMHYPDVVGRLSGSDVAYVPLNDAAYGYVQKQFHAADIALRAAQADTAVVVASTNGPTMIVNSNGVVTQFLNTSDAGHLRN, via the coding sequence ATGCGATTCCACCTCCCCGGCTTCGCGGCACGCGCGCAGCGGCGCCACGACGACGATCGGGCCGGCCAGGCGAGGGAATGCCCGCTCGCCATCGCGTCCGGCGGGGTACTGGCGGCGACGGCCTTCGCGCAGCACTGGGCGTTGCAACTGCCGGCGGTGGTCGCGATGGCGGCGGCGTTCTGGCTGCTGCGGACGGTACCGGCCCGGCGGGCGTACTCGGTCGGCGTGCTCTTCACACTGGCGTGGCTGGTGCCGACGACGTACTGGTACTACAACTTCATGTCGCTCGGCGCGGCGCTCGGGGCGAGCATCGGCTGGGCGCTGCTCATGGCGAACCTGTTCCACCTGGCGGCCCTGCGCGAGAAGCTCGGAACCCGGCTGGTGTGGCCGCTGTTCGCGATTCTCTGGCTGGCGCTGACCTGGCTGCGGCTGCGCATGCCGGTGACCGAGGACTGGTGGCTGCCGCACCTGGGCTACAGCGTGTGGCGCAACAGCGGGCTGGTCTGGCTCGGAGGATTCGGCGGCGAGACGGCGCTGGAGGCGGTGGTGCTGGCGGGCGGCATGGCGGTGGCGGCCGCGTTCGTGCGCCGGGGCCCGTGGGCGGCGCTGGCGGCGGGCGCGACGGCGATCGCCTCGGTGATCGGGCTGAACGCGATCTCCCAGAGTCTTCCCGCCAAACCGATCCCCCCGGTGATCGCCGTGCAGGCGATGACCGCGGGCGGAGTCGACGCCCCGGCCACCGAGCAGGACGTGAGCGACCTGATCGACATGACGCGCGAGGCGCTGGGTGGGGACTATGCGCGGTCCACGACCGTCGTGTGGCCGGAGAACTCGATCCCCGAATCCGCCCAGCGGCGCGTGGCCGACGTCGCCGCGGAGCTGCGCGTCAATATCGCCTATCACACGACGGAGCACGACGGCGAGGGGGTCTACAAGAAGACCGTCGTCGTGGACGGTTCGACGGGCCAGGCCGTTCTCGCCAACTACAAGCAGCATCTCGCCCCGGACGAGAAGCTGGGGGTGTCGCGCGCCTCGCGCAGCATCGTCGAGCTCGGGGACCGGCGCGTGACCGCCTACATCTGCTACGACATGCACTACCCGGACGTCGTCGGCCGCCTGAGCGGCAGCGATGTGGCGTACGTGCCCCTCAATGACGCGGCCTACGGCTATGTGCAGAAGCAGTTCCACGCGGCCGATATCGCGCTGCGCGCCGCCCAGGCCGATACCGCCGTCGTAGTCGCCTCCACCAACGGCCCGACGATGATTGTGAACAGCAACGGCGTGGTGACGCAGTTCCTGAACACCTCCGACGCCGGTCACCTCCGGAACTGA
- a CDS encoding helix-turn-helix domain-containing protein — MAVGDIQKTVGRNLRAYRIERDLSQEVFAEVLGVHRTYMGGVERGERDLTLKSMERMAEKLEMEVLELMKPHK, encoded by the coding sequence GTGGCTGTAGGGGATATTCAGAAGACGGTGGGCAGGAACCTTCGTGCCTACCGCATAGAGAGAGACCTCAGCCAGGAGGTCTTCGCCGAGGTGCTGGGAGTCCACCGCACCTACATGGGCGGCGTGGAGCGAGGAGAGCGCGACCTGACGTTGAAAAGCATGGAGAGGATGGCGGAGAAGTTGGAGATGGAGGTGTTGGAGTTGATGAAACCACACAAATAG